Proteins found in one Paenibacillus sp. FSL R10-2782 genomic segment:
- a CDS encoding alpha/beta hydrolase, with amino-acid sequence MPYIQFEDLEMYYGKLGIGEPIIFLHSHYSRGILAFSSQLLDFQQKYTCYFPDHRGHGRTKCDSLEWSTPQLAEDVIDFLEKLHIPKAHLIGYSCGGNVALYCAAKHPQKFATLTTIGCSGWACPEGANEFEPEWLIENGRYEMIHQMMERHEEAHRGNWQEFMRQSAKDWRLYPQLTREQLSSITCPAFFIAGEHDEFVTEEQLKDLCSLVKDSRYLIAPYCSHRPHMLREKPEFINDSILRFLNKYAIL; translated from the coding sequence ATGCCATACATACAGTTTGAGGATTTAGAAATGTACTACGGAAAATTGGGTATAGGGGAACCTATAATATTTTTGCATAGCCATTATTCAAGGGGAATTCTAGCTTTTTCATCTCAATTACTTGATTTTCAACAGAAGTATACATGTTATTTCCCCGATCACAGAGGGCATGGTAGAACGAAATGCGATAGTCTGGAGTGGAGTACCCCTCAATTAGCAGAAGACGTTATTGATTTTTTGGAAAAATTACATATTCCAAAGGCACATCTAATTGGGTACAGCTGTGGGGGAAATGTTGCTTTGTATTGTGCAGCGAAGCATCCTCAAAAGTTCGCAACCCTTACGACCATAGGCTGTAGTGGATGGGCATGTCCTGAAGGAGCTAACGAATTTGAACCAGAGTGGCTCATTGAAAACGGACGTTACGAAATGATTCATCAAATGATGGAACGGCATGAGGAGGCACATCGGGGAAATTGGCAAGAGTTTATGCGTCAGAGCGCAAAGGATTGGCGTCTTTATCCTCAACTGACACGAGAACAGTTAAGCAGCATTACATGTCCGGCGTTTTTTATTGCTGGCGAACATGATGAGTTCGTTACAGAAGAGCAGCTAAAGGATTTATGCTCTCTTGTCAAAGACTCACGCTATCTGATTGCACCGTATTGTAGTCATCGACCCCATATGCTTAGGGAAAAGCCTGAATTCATAAATGATTCTATTCTTCGATTTTTGAATAAATATGCTATTCTCTGA
- a CDS encoding pentapeptide repeat-containing protein, translated as MDKQAALHHFKEHYFTPLLELQLDTLENRFHRCQDQLISDFQKSFRDLCIHILSMQHQGQKEPIGYIHYSFLRTQMLEQTYLYMVEAYSAEWYEDDSDCKLTYDASWAYAPMSTMLEALEQERKIYMGAITSVDVERLMLESAPFFHQFVSSLLRLGLAEAVQMPEYLAIHKADRLAIRTGEYKDISENLYVEDQEALVPDNVSEQLMQSSEEEPYVYENLKLLSLPHLHLIQKDLRYNDFSHSDLRESQFHTCILIGSIWQRANLEGGSFQGCLLTDTDFRYSDLRGASFNRASGQPHREHGARVPGLGGLRFEHANLDGADFTDVHSFEHAYFEGASMQGTLVPRRYQQHWKLNEAQRQSIVWTE; from the coding sequence ATGGATAAACAAGCGGCGCTACACCATTTTAAGGAGCATTATTTTACACCCTTGCTGGAATTACAGCTAGACACGCTGGAGAACAGGTTTCATCGTTGTCAGGATCAGCTCATTTCCGACTTCCAGAAATCGTTCAGGGATTTATGTATACACATTTTGAGCATGCAGCACCAAGGCCAAAAAGAACCGATTGGATATATCCACTACTCGTTCTTGCGCACTCAGATGCTGGAGCAAACCTACCTATATATGGTCGAGGCTTATTCTGCTGAATGGTACGAAGATGATTCCGATTGCAAGCTAACCTATGACGCTTCATGGGCTTACGCACCTATGAGTACCATGTTGGAAGCCTTGGAGCAGGAGCGAAAAATATATATGGGGGCGATCACTTCCGTGGACGTTGAACGACTGATGCTGGAATCCGCTCCCTTTTTCCACCAGTTTGTGAGCTCACTCCTGCGCTTAGGGTTGGCAGAAGCCGTTCAAATGCCTGAGTATCTCGCTATTCATAAAGCTGATCGTTTAGCCATCCGAACGGGCGAGTACAAGGATATCAGCGAGAATCTATATGTCGAAGATCAGGAAGCGCTAGTTCCAGATAATGTGAGCGAACAATTGATGCAATCCAGCGAAGAAGAACCCTATGTTTACGAAAACCTAAAGCTGCTCTCTCTTCCCCACCTTCACCTGATCCAAAAGGATTTGCGCTATAACGATTTTAGCCACAGTGACTTACGGGAAAGCCAGTTTCACACCTGCATATTGATCGGGAGCATCTGGCAACGAGCGAATTTGGAAGGAGGCAGCTTTCAGGGGTGCCTACTGACCGACACGGATTTTAGATATAGCGATTTGAGAGGTGCTAGCTTCAACCGTGCCAGCGGACAGCCGCATCGGGAACATGGAGCTCGGGTGCCGGGGCTAGGTGGACTGCGTTTTGAACACGCCAATCTGGATGGAGCCGATTTTACGGATGTACATTCGTTTGAACATGCGTATTTTGAGGGGGCTTCGATGCAAGGAACCCTTGTCCCGCGAAGATACCAACAGCATTGGAAGCTGAATGAAGCACAGCGTCAATCCATCGTATGGACAGAGTAA
- a CDS encoding DUF4280 domain-containing protein — MFLPLLIKALAQGALSGEHSYVVRGAKLQCSQGTDPGVLNTMYSHGVYIKDKPVLSVEDAICGANISKINAFGLCKLKQGLPCEPEIAFGSKWTGGKEDVLIEGAPALLSNSTLMCSCTGVTDAISSFFAGGSTDNSATGSGGGGIISITDDGQDG, encoded by the coding sequence ATGTTTTTACCCCTACTTATCAAGGCACTGGCCCAAGGTGCGCTCAGCGGGGAGCATTCCTATGTGGTCAGAGGAGCCAAGTTACAGTGTAGTCAAGGTACAGACCCGGGTGTGCTCAATACGATGTACAGCCACGGCGTCTACATTAAAGATAAACCCGTCCTGAGCGTAGAAGATGCCATTTGTGGAGCGAATATTAGCAAAATCAATGCTTTTGGTCTGTGTAAATTGAAGCAGGGTCTTCCCTGTGAACCGGAAATTGCGTTTGGGTCCAAGTGGACAGGCGGAAAAGAGGATGTGTTGATCGAGGGTGCCCCTGCCCTGCTCAGTAATTCGACCTTAATGTGTAGCTGCACAGGTGTAACAGACGCGATATCCTCCTTTTTTGCTGGAGGCAGCACGGACAATTCCGCTACGGGATCGGGTGGTGGAGGCATCATTTCCATTACAGATGACGGACAGGATGGCTGA
- a CDS encoding EndoU domain-containing protein: MSIVAKDRFTYQHLHVTWPYGKLRLTHVHMSHELGEHARLVITGSLEAHQADTIITKASSDDKIELWYSDAKERKHPLFMGQLYCVDVQHLHQEIVVNLDVISHSFKLDTQLKNRSFQHIHQKYVDIVDAVLADYKGSDKIDEAFEKKATDQFIMQYQETDWTFLKRLASHVGALLVPNIVSHHAQIWIGIPQARQHIQLKEVPFTLQRKIAPYLDQEANGWKSAAIGDYTRYTFEWDQMLQLGDEVKRNHETYVITKREGQLIRGLMTWSYECALSAGLMVPKIYNRTIIGAAIEGKILEVSRNQVRLHLDMDDQQNPKDAQWFPYSAEGNQVWYLMPEKGAQVKLYFPSADEDDAMVIQSVRTKPTSVATPSSHAAQGAVVESPAARHSRKTADPGVKSFANPQGKEISLGNSELSMSAQEGSLYISMNAHHGVSLNSTQHVQIQATGSLRLSAGSILLKGTNGLHLNTTTDTLDLEQEVNSVSAEIQLQASLHQYYPEPLLSDFEKQVAEKGIQSVLGARVKENVGATLKGEWDAGVEFVAGVWDMVVDVADMGVMVATPFVMPGNVTGKGFLERNETLEGIKHAGEYIAETVTFQKSGNELLNDGKKAWDGFTEPLVKKWNNFIPNPLTDTKQESYDAGYDSIKAVERGVDVITIVKGGAKLTKNLGKLGKEEASFSKGIKGAEEKNGGKGGAPGLFGDAAKADSALAKAGDGKFKTNALRLPTNFESLGSYLQSVARKMNIRITKRSPIFATAGGHYKFYDLGPDVPHSKAGAKVSPERQKQMDALESGEYTGKGNKGTGEAAKSVIEKEKWLESLQNTENFKQGTKENGLNHIFDGEILKNGNANGFHYEGMPNSNGKIVGNIDPPNEFGVYQANIEINEVLKGPKSTFFPKEWTPQQVIESVNEAFNNKVIIKNNKYIGKTSTGMEIEFILRNDKIISAYPVY, translated from the coding sequence ATGAGCATCGTAGCGAAAGACCGCTTTACCTATCAGCACTTACATGTCACTTGGCCCTATGGCAAGCTGCGTCTTACGCACGTCCACATGAGTCATGAGCTGGGAGAACATGCCAGACTGGTGATCACAGGCAGCTTGGAAGCCCATCAGGCAGATACGATTATTACTAAAGCAAGCAGCGACGATAAGATCGAACTCTGGTATTCGGATGCCAAGGAACGGAAACACCCCTTATTTATGGGGCAATTGTACTGCGTAGATGTACAGCACCTGCATCAAGAGATCGTGGTGAATCTCGACGTCATTTCTCATAGTTTCAAACTGGATACGCAGCTCAAAAACCGTTCTTTTCAACACATCCATCAAAAGTATGTAGACATTGTAGATGCGGTACTGGCCGATTATAAAGGCTCGGACAAGATTGATGAGGCTTTTGAGAAAAAAGCGACAGACCAGTTCATCATGCAGTATCAGGAGACGGATTGGACCTTTTTAAAACGGTTAGCTTCGCATGTAGGTGCCCTTCTCGTTCCTAATATCGTTTCACACCATGCGCAAATTTGGATCGGTATCCCGCAGGCACGGCAGCATATTCAATTGAAAGAGGTTCCTTTTACGCTACAGCGCAAGATTGCTCCCTATCTGGATCAGGAGGCGAACGGCTGGAAATCGGCTGCCATCGGGGATTACACCCGATATACCTTTGAATGGGATCAGATGCTGCAACTGGGAGACGAAGTCAAGCGCAATCACGAAACCTACGTCATCACCAAGCGTGAAGGCCAATTGATTCGTGGCTTGATGACCTGGTCGTATGAGTGCGCCCTGTCGGCGGGCTTGATGGTCCCTAAAATATACAATCGAACCATCATTGGTGCCGCTATTGAAGGAAAAATACTGGAGGTCAGCCGTAATCAGGTTAGACTACATTTGGATATGGACGATCAGCAGAATCCCAAAGATGCCCAATGGTTCCCCTATTCTGCCGAAGGTAATCAGGTCTGGTATCTCATGCCGGAAAAAGGCGCACAGGTGAAGCTGTATTTTCCAAGTGCAGACGAAGATGATGCGATGGTCATTCAATCCGTGCGGACGAAACCAACTAGCGTTGCGACCCCTTCCTCACACGCCGCTCAAGGTGCCGTGGTCGAATCACCTGCAGCACGTCATAGCCGTAAAACAGCCGACCCCGGGGTGAAATCTTTTGCAAATCCGCAGGGAAAAGAAATATCCTTGGGCAACTCCGAGCTGTCGATGAGTGCTCAGGAAGGATCGCTGTACATTTCCATGAATGCCCATCATGGCGTGAGCCTGAACAGTACTCAGCATGTTCAGATTCAAGCTACAGGCAGCCTTCGTCTTTCAGCAGGAAGCATCCTCCTGAAAGGAACCAACGGCTTACACCTGAATACAACCACCGATACGCTGGATTTGGAACAGGAAGTCAACAGCGTGAGCGCTGAAATCCAGCTTCAAGCTTCCCTCCATCAATACTACCCTGAGCCGCTGTTGTCTGATTTTGAGAAGCAGGTCGCTGAAAAGGGAATCCAAAGTGTGCTCGGAGCACGCGTGAAGGAAAATGTAGGTGCCACGCTCAAGGGAGAATGGGATGCGGGAGTAGAATTTGTAGCAGGTGTATGGGATATGGTGGTCGATGTAGCAGATATGGGAGTCATGGTGGCTACTCCTTTCGTCATGCCGGGTAACGTCACCGGGAAAGGCTTTCTGGAGCGTAATGAGACACTTGAAGGAATTAAGCATGCAGGAGAATATATTGCGGAAACGGTCACTTTTCAAAAGTCAGGGAACGAACTTCTGAATGACGGGAAAAAGGCTTGGGATGGTTTTACAGAACCTCTTGTGAAAAAGTGGAACAATTTTATTCCAAACCCGCTGACAGACACGAAGCAAGAAAGTTATGATGCAGGGTATGACAGCATAAAAGCTGTAGAGCGTGGAGTGGATGTCATTACAATCGTCAAGGGAGGAGCCAAACTCACTAAGAATTTAGGAAAGCTAGGCAAAGAAGAAGCCTCCTTCTCTAAAGGAATCAAGGGTGCGGAAGAAAAGAACGGTGGAAAAGGTGGAGCGCCGGGATTATTCGGGGATGCTGCGAAAGCCGACTCTGCTCTAGCAAAGGCAGGAGATGGAAAATTCAAAACGAACGCCCTCCGCCTTCCGACCAATTTCGAATCCTTGGGTAGTTACTTGCAAAGTGTAGCCCGAAAGATGAATATCCGTATAACTAAAAGATCACCCATCTTTGCAACGGCTGGAGGTCATTATAAGTTTTATGATCTGGGTCCTGATGTCCCTCATTCCAAAGCGGGTGCGAAGGTTTCGCCTGAGAGACAAAAACAAATGGATGCGTTAGAATCAGGAGAGTATACGGGTAAGGGTAATAAGGGGACGGGTGAAGCTGCTAAGTCTGTTATAGAGAAAGAGAAATGGCTTGAGAGTCTACAAAACACAGAAAACTTCAAACAAGGGACTAAAGAAAATGGATTAAACCATATTTTTGATGGTGAAATACTCAAAAATGGAAATGCCAATGGTTTTCATTATGAAGGAATGCCAAATAGTAACGGTAAAATTGTCGGAAATATTGACCCACCTAATGAGTTTGGTGTCTATCAAGCCAATATTGAAATTAATGAAGTATTAAAAGGACCTAAATCCACATTTTTTCCAAAGGAATGGACACCACAACAGGTGATAGAATCAGTAAATGAAGCTTTTAATAATAAAGTAATTATAAAAAACAATAAATATATAGGGAAAACAAGCACGGGAATGGAAATAGAGTTTATTTTAAGAAATGATAAGATAATTTCAGCTTATCCAGTATATTGA
- a CDS encoding deaminase domain-containing protein: MDKVAEARGGLSNRYKEDGNFAYAEVNVTGVDKTDYYAHSGIHDSTKKIPGTGEFSFKPGEPIFKATEAPDKAGNTYLRDGDTEYKILNDLAKRIGDNPNATGKIKLFTEKDTCGSCNKIIQQFDEKYPNITIEVVHNGDVPIPPKTSK, encoded by the coding sequence ATTGATAAAGTAGCCGAAGCAAGAGGTGGATTATCTAATAGATACAAAGAAGACGGTAATTTTGCTTATGCTGAAGTAAATGTTACAGGTGTTGATAAGACAGACTATTATGCGCATAGCGGAATTCATGACTCAACCAAAAAGATTCCTGGAACTGGGGAGTTTTCATTCAAGCCTGGAGAGCCAATATTTAAGGCAACTGAAGCTCCTGATAAAGCAGGAAATACTTACTTGAGGGATGGAGATACAGAGTATAAAATTTTAAATGATCTAGCAAAGAGAATAGGCGATAATCCAAATGCAACAGGAAAAATTAAATTATTTACCGAAAAGGACACGTGTGGTAGTTGTAATAAAATTATTCAACAATTTGATGAAAAGTATCCTAATATCACAATTGAAGTTGTTCATAATGGTGATGTCCCTATTCCACCTAAGACTTCAAAATAA
- a CDS encoding Imm3 family immunity protein, with protein sequence MAHSYEEYSEYINETYYEYKEEEKMSNKEAIARTFNEYDMSMKKSETDKAVISVIIAEILVSHLRILNTFKDYMVETLSELNFKLIEQENKLTREHYIDLLSRKEQVLEQLENKPLDYYPRVCWYYEELTDEVNKFFNQINTGNINKDEIVASVFQRFERDWKNTLSEKIIVYTTLAENLLKLDYTKTEGLQRIKQELQLFNVEDVREEQLIEEEKKKLAIRIDNVLAQLNNVK encoded by the coding sequence ATGGCTCATAGTTATGAAGAGTACTCAGAATATATAAATGAGACGTATTATGAATATAAAGAAGAGGAAAAAATGAGTAATAAGGAGGCGATTGCAAGAACATTTAATGAATATGATATGTCAATGAAAAAAAGTGAGACAGATAAAGCAGTTATTAGTGTAATAATTGCAGAAATTTTAGTTTCTCATTTGAGAATACTAAACACTTTCAAAGATTATATGGTGGAAACGTTATCTGAACTAAATTTTAAATTAATTGAACAAGAGAATAAATTAACACGGGAACACTACATCGATTTACTCTCTCGTAAGGAGCAAGTACTTGAACAATTAGAAAATAAACCTTTGGATTATTATCCGAGGGTATGTTGGTACTATGAAGAATTGACAGACGAAGTTAATAAATTTTTTAATCAAATCAACACAGGTAACATAAATAAGGATGAAATAGTTGCTAGCGTATTTCAACGTTTTGAGCGAGATTGGAAGAATACACTAAGTGAAAAAATAATCGTGTATACCACACTAGCTGAAAATCTGCTAAAACTTGATTACACGAAGACAGAAGGATTACAGAGAATTAAACAGGAATTACAACTATTCAATGTGGAAGATGTTCGTGAAGAGCAACTAATTGAAGAGGAAAAGAAGAAGCTAGCAATTCGAATTGATAACGTACTAGCTCAACTAAACAATGTTAAATAA
- a CDS encoding deaminase domain-containing protein, protein MNIRITKRSPILATAGGHYKFHDLGPDVPRSKADAKISPERQKQIDALESGEYSGKSTKGTGENRLPNQTIDSLYEKTQNVRGNFNREIEKIRNSDEYKNLSKTQRDKLDRKLRKLSSGNVAVADVSIPGIKKEFQAHSQIHSSDSVGSSVGSNVGDFSYSKVDKSLESYVDDEFPRFNDTEAKILEDIASQIKDPNVKGQIDLFTELDACQSYSNLIMEFRRKFPNIYLNVYSKNMR, encoded by the coding sequence ATGAATATCCGTATAACTAAAAGATCACCAATCCTCGCAACGGCTGGAGGTCATTATAAGTTTCATGATCTGGGTCCTGATGTCCCGCGTTCCAAAGCGGATGCAAAAATTTCGCCTGAGAGACAAAAACAGATTGATGCGTTAGAATCTGGAGAGTACTCGGGTAAGAGCACTAAGGGGACGGGTGAAAATAGATTACCTAATCAGACAATAGATAGCTTATATGAGAAAACTCAAAATGTTAGAGGTAATTTTAATAGAGAAATAGAAAAAATAAGAAATTCTGACGAATACAAAAATCTGTCAAAAACACAGAGAGATAAACTTGATAGAAAACTAAGAAAGCTAAGTAGTGGAAATGTCGCAGTGGCAGATGTAAGTATTCCTGGTATTAAAAAAGAATTTCAAGCACACAGTCAGATTCATTCCTCTGATAGTGTTGGTAGTAGTGTTGGTAGTAATGTTGGAGATTTTAGTTATTCCAAAGTTGATAAGTCATTGGAATCCTATGTTGATGATGAATTTCCACGATTTAATGACACGGAGGCAAAGATTCTTGAAGATATTGCTTCTCAAATAAAAGACCCTAATGTTAAAGGGCAAATAGATTTGTTTACAGAACTAGATGCGTGTCAAAGTTATTCCAATTTAATTATGGAATTTAGACGTAAATTCCCAAATATTTATTTAAATGTATATTCTAAAAATATGAGATAA
- a CDS encoding carbohydrate ABC transporter permease: MKTQAAASYPLGVATRGRMLTRVGYAALYTLLIILAVTQLLPLLWLMLFSLKNNQEVFNLPPFALPSQPHWENYVNVWTSGNIGRYFFNSVLVTVISVALTVLLASFVTFAITRMRWKGSQLVLGLFMVGLMIPVHATLIPLFSMFLKLHLTDTPLSIILSYVAFNLPTTMMILLGFYYALPREVEEAAVMDGCSVNRMFFRIVLPMTTPVMATTSIINMIYNWNEFIFVNTFISSDENKTLTVGVQNFIGQYTTDWGAIGATLMISILPILLVFLIMSDRIVAGIAAGSVKG, encoded by the coding sequence ATGAAAACCCAGGCAGCCGCCAGCTATCCGCTTGGAGTCGCTACCCGCGGCAGAATGTTAACTCGGGTCGGTTATGCCGCTTTGTATACACTTTTGATCATCTTGGCGGTGACGCAGCTTTTACCGCTGCTGTGGCTGATGCTTTTCTCGCTTAAAAATAATCAGGAAGTGTTTAATCTTCCGCCGTTTGCACTCCCGTCCCAGCCGCATTGGGAAAACTATGTGAATGTGTGGACCAGCGGCAATATCGGGCGGTATTTTTTCAATAGTGTGTTGGTTACGGTCATATCTGTGGCACTGACGGTGCTGCTGGCTAGTTTTGTAACATTTGCGATTACACGTATGCGCTGGAAAGGAAGCCAGTTGGTCCTCGGACTCTTTATGGTCGGACTGATGATTCCGGTCCATGCCACCTTGATTCCGTTGTTCAGTATGTTTCTCAAGCTGCATCTGACCGATACGCCGCTGTCCATCATCCTGTCGTATGTTGCTTTTAACCTGCCGACAACGATGATGATCTTGCTGGGATTCTATTACGCCCTGCCGCGGGAAGTGGAAGAAGCAGCGGTTATGGACGGCTGCTCTGTCAACCGGATGTTCTTCCGGATTGTGCTGCCCATGACGACCCCAGTCATGGCGACGACATCCATTATTAACATGATCTACAACTGGAATGAATTTATTTTCGTCAATACGTTCATTAGCTCGGACGAAAACAAAACGTTGACTGTTGGCGTTCAGAACTTTATTGGACAATATACGACAGATTGGGGAGCTATCGGGGCTACGTTGATGATCAGCATTTTGCCCATTTTGCTGGTATTCCTCATCATGAGTGACCGGATTGTTGCAGGAATCGCAGCCGGGTCGGTAAAAGGGTAA
- a CDS encoding sugar ABC transporter permease produces the protein MEKVMSNKLVIALYVLPSLLLLLTVIYVPIVLTAYYGLNQWNGIGSMTFVGLDNYQHLFTDTAFWQSAWHSLLLALFSGVSLIGYLVIAMILSGKIKGANLLRKIYLIPMLLSSVAIAQLWLKIYHPTNGVLNSLLTSVGVHNPPEWLANPSLVLPALFIPIIWQYAGFYILIYYAGLKNIPETLVEAARIDGASAWQIATRIKLPLLREVINVTIILSIVGSLKYFDLIYVMTDGGPNGASEVMASYMYHQAFRSFDFGYGSATAFALLFICLVATWLIRKATASGDTIQYS, from the coding sequence GTGGAAAAGGTCATGTCCAATAAGCTTGTCATTGCTCTGTATGTGTTGCCTTCCCTGCTGCTGTTACTCACTGTGATTTATGTGCCCATTGTGCTCACCGCCTATTACGGCCTGAATCAGTGGAATGGCATAGGCTCTATGACTTTCGTAGGGCTGGACAACTATCAGCATTTGTTCACAGACACGGCGTTCTGGCAAAGTGCTTGGCACTCGCTGTTGCTGGCCTTGTTTTCAGGCGTCAGTCTGATCGGTTATCTGGTCATTGCGATGATTTTGTCAGGGAAAATCAAGGGAGCGAATCTGCTGCGAAAAATTTATCTGATTCCAATGCTACTGTCTTCTGTAGCTATAGCGCAATTGTGGCTCAAAATATATCATCCGACGAATGGAGTGCTGAATTCCTTACTGACGTCGGTCGGAGTGCACAACCCGCCTGAATGGCTGGCTAATCCGTCTTTGGTGCTGCCTGCCCTGTTCATCCCGATTATTTGGCAATATGCAGGCTTTTATATTCTGATTTATTATGCCGGGCTGAAAAACATTCCCGAAACACTGGTGGAGGCTGCTCGGATCGACGGAGCCAGTGCCTGGCAAATTGCCACTCGTATCAAATTGCCTCTGCTGCGCGAGGTGATTAACGTTACGATTATATTGTCCATTGTCGGCTCGCTCAAATATTTTGACCTCATCTACGTCATGACTGACGGTGGGCCGAACGGAGCCAGTGAAGTGATGGCTTCTTACATGTACCATCAGGCGTTCCGCAGCTTTGATTTTGGATATGGAAGCGCTACAGCCTTTGCTCTGCTGTTCATCTGTCTGGTCGCTACGTGGCTGATTCGCAAGGCTACCGCTTCTGGCGACACAATCCAGTATTCATAA
- a CDS encoding extracellular solute-binding protein: MSNEYGLRKRSHRKWVAGLTLMLSLMLVLSGCGVGKDGKGGSNGEGGKITLKMMHLWPEGSSAQQSKLVTQIIDQYQKDHPNVIIQQEVLENEQYKNKLKVLSASNELPDIGITWAAGFMEPYVKGGLFTPMDDLLNGSKLKDKFVPGTTEAYALDGKTYALPIELNISPIYYNKAIFQKYNLKVPTTYDEFKQVVKTLADHGVAPIALGNKDRWTGSLWYLYLADRIAGNDTLKKAIDGSGSFDDPGLIQAASEIQTLVDMNAFNKGFNGLSNDEGKSEFMNDKAAMYLMGTWELPNFTTNPAIPQAFKDQIGFFKFPMVAGGKGNVNSWVGGPGVGLFVSENSKVKEEAKAFVEYFVVKWGEQSVTQAGVIPATKVDTSKGSLPKLYVDLLNELNQASSITLFADVQMKPNAAQVHLNMIQALFGKAVTPQQFADQHKAAIEKGN; this comes from the coding sequence ATGTCCAACGAGTATGGTTTACGTAAGCGCTCACATCGGAAATGGGTTGCTGGGTTGACCCTGATGCTATCATTGATGCTGGTGCTATCCGGTTGTGGTGTTGGTAAGGATGGCAAAGGGGGTTCCAATGGAGAAGGCGGGAAGATTACGCTCAAAATGATGCACCTGTGGCCAGAGGGAAGCTCGGCACAGCAGAGCAAGCTTGTGACCCAAATTATAGATCAATACCAAAAGGATCATCCGAATGTCATCATTCAGCAGGAAGTGCTGGAAAATGAACAATACAAAAACAAGCTCAAAGTGCTGTCGGCTTCCAATGAATTGCCGGATATCGGCATCACCTGGGCAGCGGGCTTTATGGAGCCTTACGTTAAAGGCGGATTATTTACGCCAATGGATGACCTGTTGAATGGCTCCAAGCTAAAGGACAAATTCGTACCGGGAACGACCGAAGCCTATGCGCTGGACGGAAAAACGTATGCGCTTCCGATTGAATTGAACATTTCACCCATTTACTACAACAAAGCCATATTTCAAAAATACAACCTGAAAGTGCCTACGACATATGACGAATTTAAGCAGGTTGTGAAAACACTTGCGGATCATGGAGTTGCACCGATTGCATTGGGCAATAAAGACCGCTGGACTGGCTCGCTCTGGTATTTGTATCTGGCGGACCGTATAGCGGGTAACGATACACTGAAAAAGGCGATTGACGGCTCAGGCTCGTTCGATGACCCTGGTTTAATTCAGGCGGCATCTGAAATTCAGACGCTCGTGGATATGAATGCCTTTAACAAAGGATTTAACGGCTTGTCCAATGATGAAGGAAAATCCGAATTTATGAACGACAAGGCGGCTATGTATTTAATGGGTACTTGGGAATTGCCTAATTTTACGACCAATCCCGCTATCCCGCAAGCATTTAAGGATCAGATTGGCTTTTTTAAATTTCCGATGGTTGCAGGCGGCAAGGGCAACGTGAATAGCTGGGTCGGAGGACCGGGAGTAGGCTTGTTCGTTTCTGAAAATTCCAAGGTGAAAGAAGAGGCCAAAGCTTTCGTTGAATATTTCGTAGTCAAGTGGGGGGAGCAATCGGTAACGCAGGCGGGAGTTATTCCTGCGACGAAAGTGGACACCTCCAAAGGAAGCTTGCCCAAGCTATATGTCGATTTGCTGAATGAGCTGAATCAAGCCAGCAGCATTACATTGTTCGCCGATGTACAGATGAAGCCGAATGCGGCACAGGTACATTTGAATATGATTCAGGCGTTGTTTGGCAAAGCGGTTACACCGCAACAATTTGCTGACCAGCATAAGGCTGCCATCGAGAAAGGAAATTGA